One Cellulomonas taurus genomic region harbors:
- a CDS encoding thymidine kinase translates to MAELVFFCGTMDCGKSTLALQMHHNHEARGRDGVLWVRNDRAGEARLSSRLGLSVPANEVRDDTDFWAEVIDRRTRGRQVDFLICDEAQFYSAAQVDQLAEVVDELHVDVYAFGITTDFRAQLFPGSARMLELADRVESLQVQALCWCGARATHNARTVHGVMVVEGEQVVIGDITDAQAPDPDAVSYEVLCRRHHRSRTTAAVSGAGSVSPQTLGVLNED, encoded by the coding sequence ATGGCCGAACTCGTCTTCTTCTGCGGCACGATGGACTGCGGCAAGTCCACCCTGGCCCTGCAGATGCACCACAACCACGAGGCCCGCGGTCGGGACGGCGTGCTCTGGGTGCGCAACGACCGCGCGGGGGAAGCACGTCTGTCCTCCCGGCTCGGTCTGTCGGTCCCGGCGAACGAGGTCCGGGACGACACCGACTTCTGGGCCGAGGTGATCGACCGCCGGACCCGGGGTCGGCAGGTCGACTTCCTGATCTGCGACGAGGCCCAGTTCTACTCCGCGGCCCAGGTCGACCAGCTCGCCGAGGTGGTGGACGAACTGCACGTGGACGTCTACGCCTTCGGGATCACCACCGACTTCCGAGCGCAGCTGTTCCCCGGGTCCGCCCGGATGCTGGAGCTGGCCGACCGGGTGGAGTCGTTGCAGGTCCAGGCGCTGTGCTGGTGCGGTGCCCGGGCCACGCACAACGCGCGGACCGTGCACGGGGTGATGGTGGTCGAGGGGGAGCAGGTGGTGATCGGTGACATCACCGACGCACAGGCCCCCGACCCGGACGCTGTCAGCTACGAGGTGCTGTGCCGTCGCCACCACCGTTCGCGGACCACCGCCGCCGTCTCCGGTGCCGGGTCGGTCTCACCCCAGACGCTGGGCGTGCTGAACGAGGACTGA
- the sepH gene encoding septation protein SepH produces MAELELVGLHEDGEHLVLAAADGQRYLLPIDDPLRAAVRRDRPQLEQLRAERSGAPSPREIQARVRAGQSAEQIAEDAGLSVEHVRRFEGPVVAEREYLAQQARATRVGRDVGAPELGDLVVDRLASRGVDAESIVWDAYRLPGQDWTVLVRFTVEEEQREARWSFDPSARSVHAEEDEARWLSETEIADGPLSRRRHLSAVRDVEFAVDESLRPVLASVDRETPQPEPEPEPTDPTQDLLDDLRARRGQRQTLDVEQEDEDDFEGFDGFGPQSAFDFGLLDTPAPEPADSDDDAPGAHPVDADPLAQARVYPVPSYRPTVVPADDTAPEKSTPEPSAKEEAKAKPRRGRAKVPSWDEIVFGAKPE; encoded by the coding sequence ATGGCTGAGCTGGAGCTGGTCGGGCTGCACGAGGACGGGGAGCACCTGGTCCTGGCGGCCGCCGACGGACAGCGCTACCTCCTGCCCATCGACGACCCGCTGCGCGCCGCGGTGCGCCGGGATCGTCCGCAGTTGGAGCAGCTGCGGGCCGAGCGGTCGGGGGCGCCCAGCCCCCGGGAGATCCAGGCCCGGGTGCGGGCCGGACAGTCGGCGGAGCAGATCGCCGAGGACGCGGGCCTGTCGGTGGAGCACGTGCGGCGGTTCGAGGGGCCGGTGGTCGCCGAGCGCGAGTACCTGGCGCAGCAGGCCCGGGCCACCCGGGTCGGCCGCGACGTCGGCGCCCCCGAACTCGGTGACCTGGTCGTGGACCGCCTGGCATCCCGGGGGGTCGACGCGGAGAGCATCGTCTGGGACGCCTACCGGCTGCCGGGGCAGGACTGGACGGTGCTGGTCCGGTTCACCGTCGAGGAGGAGCAGCGCGAGGCCCGGTGGAGCTTCGACCCGTCGGCCCGCTCGGTGCACGCCGAGGAGGACGAGGCCCGCTGGCTGTCCGAGACCGAGATCGCCGACGGGCCGCTGAGCCGTCGCCGCCACCTGTCGGCGGTGCGCGACGTCGAGTTCGCGGTGGACGAGTCGCTGCGCCCGGTGCTGGCATCGGTGGACCGCGAGACCCCGCAGCCCGAGCCGGAGCCGGAGCCCACCGACCCGACCCAGGACCTGCTGGACGACCTGCGCGCCCGCCGGGGCCAGCGCCAGACCCTGGACGTGGAGCAGGAGGACGAGGACGACTTCGAGGGCTTCGACGGCTTCGGCCCGCAGAGCGCCTTCGACTTCGGCCTGCTGGACACCCCCGCCCCGGAACCGGCCGACAGCGACGACGACGCCCCCGGTGCGCACCCGGTGGACGCCGACCCGCTGGCTCAGGCCCGGGTGTACCCGGTGCCGTCGTACCGGCCGACCGTGGTCCCCGCCGATGACACCGCGCCGGAGAAGTCGACCCCGGAGCCGTCGGCGAAGGAGGAGGCGAAGGCCAAGCCCCGTCGGGGTCGGGCCAAGGTGCCGAGCTGGGACGAGATCGTCTTCGGCGCGAAGCCCGAGTAA
- a CDS encoding trimeric intracellular cation channel family protein, translated as MGVVDLELPGQLPLELLGVFLCGLSGGLAAVRKGFDIFGIIVLAWVAGLGGGLIRDVLIGAIPPVGISSWPFVATACGAGVVTWALHFGLGRVRRLILVLDAAALGLFTAVGAVKALEYGVGPMASVFAGVITGVGGGILRDLFSGEVPIVFSHRELYAVPSVAGAVALTLASVNGVLSVPVEIAVAVAIAVLRLVSLRLRLEAPTALAGPARDNTPGSSRQPSLFRSRSLRQQRGEGTPRRRIAGQRRPESPSAESAESTEDSVSGPFRRWLLAVRGRSGRMNP; from the coding sequence ATGGGTGTCGTGGACCTCGAACTGCCCGGCCAGTTGCCGTTGGAACTGCTGGGCGTGTTCCTGTGTGGCCTGTCCGGGGGCCTGGCGGCGGTGCGCAAGGGATTCGACATCTTCGGGATCATCGTGCTGGCCTGGGTCGCCGGGCTCGGCGGCGGGCTGATCCGTGACGTGCTGATCGGTGCGATCCCGCCGGTGGGCATCTCCTCCTGGCCGTTCGTCGCGACGGCGTGCGGGGCCGGGGTGGTGACCTGGGCGCTGCACTTCGGCCTGGGCCGGGTGCGTCGACTGATCCTGGTGCTGGACGCCGCCGCGCTGGGCCTGTTCACCGCCGTCGGTGCCGTCAAGGCGCTGGAGTACGGCGTGGGGCCGATGGCGTCGGTCTTCGCCGGGGTGATCACCGGGGTGGGCGGCGGGATCCTGCGCGACCTGTTCTCCGGCGAGGTGCCGATCGTGTTCAGTCACCGCGAGCTGTACGCCGTCCCCTCGGTGGCGGGTGCGGTGGCGCTGACCCTGGCGTCGGTGAACGGGGTGCTGAGCGTGCCGGTGGAGATCGCCGTCGCGGTGGCGATCGCCGTGCTGCGGCTGGTGTCGCTGCGGCTGCGGTTGGAGGCGCCGACGGCGCTGGCGGGTCCGGCCCGGGACAACACGCCGGGGTCGAGCCGGCAGCCCTCGCTGTTCCGGTCCCGGTCGTTGCGGCAGCAGCGGGGGGAGGGGACGCCGCGGCGGCGGATCGCCGGTCAGCGCCGTCCTGAGTCCCCCTCGGCGGAGTCGGCGGAGTCGACAGAGGACAGCGTTTCCGGTCCGTTCCGTCGCTGGCTGCTCGCCGTGCGGGGCCGCTCGGGCAGGATGAACCCATGA
- a CDS encoding inositol monophosphatase family protein, which yields MTEPSPDQIRELRALAEHLARSAGSLVREGRPDRVDVAATKTSDVDPVTAMDLAAEAHLRALLAEHRPQDGVLGEEEGLVPGSTGITWVLDPIDGTVNYLYGLPAYAISVGVVVGDPDPATWTPVAGAVHAVPLDITYTAGRGQGATKDGLPLRVNDPRPLATSLVGTGFGYTVERRVVQARVLAELLPRVRDIRRIGSAALDLCRIAEGSLDVYFERGLNPWDIAAGQLIVREAGGVVTGLRGAPAGVEMTVAGPADSVSALAELLRQWGADRDA from the coding sequence ATGACCGAGCCGAGCCCCGACCAGATCCGTGAGCTGCGCGCCCTCGCCGAGCACCTGGCCCGCTCCGCCGGGTCACTGGTGCGCGAAGGCCGACCGGACCGGGTGGACGTCGCGGCGACCAAGACCAGCGACGTGGACCCGGTCACCGCGATGGACCTGGCGGCGGAGGCCCACCTGCGCGCCCTGCTGGCCGAGCACCGCCCGCAGGACGGCGTGCTGGGCGAGGAGGAGGGCCTCGTGCCGGGCAGCACCGGGATCACCTGGGTGCTCGACCCGATCGACGGCACGGTGAACTACCTCTACGGCCTGCCCGCCTACGCGATCTCGGTGGGTGTGGTGGTCGGCGATCCCGACCCGGCGACCTGGACGCCGGTGGCCGGTGCGGTGCACGCGGTGCCGCTGGACATCACCTACACGGCGGGCCGGGGTCAGGGTGCGACCAAGGACGGGCTGCCGCTGCGGGTGAACGACCCCCGGCCGTTGGCGACCAGTCTGGTCGGCACCGGCTTCGGCTACACCGTCGAGCGCCGGGTCGTGCAGGCCCGGGTGCTGGCCGAGCTGCTGCCCCGGGTGCGGGACATCCGACGGATCGGATCCGCGGCGCTGGACCTGTGCCGGATCGCCGAGGGGTCGTTGGACGTGTACTTCGAGCGCGGGCTGAACCCGTGGGACATCGCGGCAGGTCAGCTGATCGTGCGGGAGGCCGGTGGTGTGGTCACCGGGCTGCGCGGCGCCCCGGCCGGGGTGGAGATGACCGTCGCCGGCCCGGCGGACTCGGTGAGCGCGCTGGCCGAGTTGCTGCGACAGTGGGGCGCCGACCGGGACGCGTGA
- a CDS encoding DUF4193 domain-containing protein — MATDYDAPRKTEEDLSEDSLQELQARRTDKNSGVVDEDETEAAEGFELPGADLSGEELSVRVLPRQADEFTCSKCFLVHHRSQLAYEKDGQPVCTECAA, encoded by the coding sequence ATGGCAACCGACTACGACGCCCCGCGCAAGACCGAGGAGGACCTCAGCGAGGACTCGCTGCAGGAGCTCCAGGCCCGGCGCACCGACAAGAACTCGGGCGTGGTGGACGAGGACGAGACCGAAGCGGCGGAGGGATTCGAACTTCCCGGCGCCGACCTGTCCGGCGAGGAGCTCTCGGTGCGGGTGCTCCCGCGTCAGGCCGACGAGTTCACCTGCTCGAAGTGCTTCCTGGTCCACCACCGCAGCCAGCTGGCCTACGAGAAGGACGGTCAGCCGGTCTGCACCGAGTGCGCCGCCTGA
- a CDS encoding DUF3093 domain-containing protein, protein MTTFTERLWPGPVGWLVTVGIAAMFAVAFWPVSPLVGLIAFGVVLVAALAMLAASASRVAVVNGELHAGSAHIPLTLLRDAEALDADATRRALGPELDARAHLCQRGWVKTAIRVRVDDPADPTPYWVVSTRRPAALVTALDTTMPAAPEGNDRHRAS, encoded by the coding sequence ATGACGACCTTCACCGAACGACTCTGGCCCGGCCCCGTCGGCTGGCTGGTCACCGTCGGGATCGCCGCGATGTTCGCGGTCGCGTTCTGGCCGGTGTCCCCGCTGGTGGGACTGATCGCCTTCGGCGTGGTGCTGGTCGCGGCGCTGGCGATGCTGGCCGCCTCGGCGAGCCGCGTCGCGGTGGTCAACGGTGAGCTGCACGCGGGATCGGCGCACATCCCGCTGACCCTGTTGCGCGACGCGGAGGCGCTGGACGCCGACGCCACCCGGCGGGCGCTCGGCCCGGAGCTGGACGCCCGCGCCCACCTGTGTCAGCGCGGCTGGGTGAAGACCGCGATCCGGGTGCGGGTCGACGACCCCGCGGACCCGACGCCGTACTGGGTGGTCAGCACCCGGCGGCCGGCGGCACTGGTTACGGCCCTGGACACGACGATGCCGGCCGCCCCCGAGGGGAACGACCGGCATCGCGCGAGCTGA
- the dut gene encoding dUTP diphosphatase — MTEATVDILLRRLDEDVPLPSYAKPGDAGADLVTRVDLILEPGERATVPTGIAIALPEGYAAFVHPRSGMAAKHGLTIVNAPGTVDAGYRGEIQVTLLNTDSRTSIVLHRGDRIAQLVIQRVELAAFHEVDELPESVRGTGGFGSSGGHRASEIAGAEAPADAAAGTIGSDDPVTD, encoded by the coding sequence GTGACTGAAGCCACCGTGGACATCCTGCTGCGTCGACTGGACGAGGACGTGCCGCTGCCGTCCTACGCGAAGCCGGGTGACGCCGGCGCCGATCTGGTCACCCGGGTGGACCTGATCCTGGAGCCGGGGGAGCGGGCGACGGTGCCGACCGGTATCGCGATCGCCCTGCCCGAGGGGTACGCCGCCTTCGTGCACCCCCGGTCCGGGATGGCCGCCAAGCACGGGCTGACCATCGTGAACGCGCCGGGCACCGTGGACGCCGGGTACCGGGGCGAGATCCAGGTGACCCTGCTCAACACCGACAGCCGCACCTCGATCGTGCTGCACCGCGGCGATCGGATCGCCCAGCTGGTGATCCAGCGGGTGGAGCTGGCGGCGTTCCACGAGGTGGACGAGCTGCCGGAGTCGGTGCGCGGCACCGGGGGCTTCGGTTCCTCCGGCGGGCACCGGGCGAGCGAGATCGCCGGAGCCGAGGCACCCGCGGACGCGGCCGCCGGAACGATCGGTTCCGACGACCCGGTGACGGACTAG
- a CDS encoding DUF3710 domain-containing protein yields MALFRRGAKDRTAEQETESTEVEDVVEELPSADVAENPEVPENPAASDDGASVPVDRSAGPWDSTEDIPAGPRIDLGALKLPGIPGMQLRMEIDKKSGTVTGVAVTLGESTLQMQAFAAPRTEGIWDEIREEIGASVTKQGGAVDDLPGPFGRELLARLPVRTPEGRTGHRPARFVGVDGPRWFLRGVITGRAAVDPEAATAIEDLYRHTVVVRDGQARPPRDLLALTLPNADANVKKAEAAPEDNTPSFDPLTRGPEITEIR; encoded by the coding sequence GTGGCGCTATTCCGGCGCGGTGCGAAGGATCGCACCGCCGAGCAGGAGACCGAGTCGACCGAGGTCGAGGACGTGGTGGAGGAACTGCCCTCCGCCGACGTGGCCGAGAACCCCGAGGTGCCCGAGAACCCTGCGGCATCCGACGACGGGGCCAGCGTCCCGGTGGACCGTTCGGCAGGGCCCTGGGACTCGACCGAGGACATCCCGGCCGGACCGCGGATCGACCTGGGCGCGCTGAAGCTGCCCGGCATCCCCGGGATGCAGCTGCGGATGGAGATCGACAAGAAGTCGGGCACCGTCACCGGTGTCGCCGTCACCCTGGGCGAGTCCACCCTGCAGATGCAGGCGTTCGCCGCACCGCGCACCGAGGGCATCTGGGACGAGATCCGGGAGGAGATCGGCGCGTCGGTCACCAAGCAGGGCGGCGCCGTCGACGACCTGCCCGGCCCGTTCGGCCGTGAGCTGCTGGCCCGGCTGCCCGTGCGCACCCCGGAGGGCCGTACCGGCCACCGTCCGGCCCGGTTCGTCGGGGTGGACGGCCCGCGCTGGTTCCTGCGTGGTGTCATCACCGGCCGCGCCGCGGTGGACCCCGAGGCCGCGACCGCGATCGAGGACCTGTACCGGCACACCGTGGTGGTCCGGGACGGCCAGGCGCGCCCGCCGCGCGACCTGCTCGCCCTCACCCTGCCGAACGCCGACGCCAACGTGAAGAAGGCCGAGGCCGCACCCGAGGACAACACCCCGTCGTTCGACCCGCTCACCCGGGGTCCGGAGATCACGGAGATCCGCTGA
- a CDS encoding OB-fold nucleic acid binding domain-containing protein: MTLRDTLRKAVASQEEIEADEERADAVRAAGCTPVGAAPERTRVKMAGVLRSVVLRPREGVPALEAELYDGSGTVQLVWLGRREIAGVEPGRRLKVEGLVCTREGRRSMFNPRYELRPRPGE, translated from the coding sequence ATGACGCTGCGGGACACCCTGCGCAAGGCCGTCGCCTCGCAGGAGGAGATCGAAGCCGACGAGGAACGCGCCGACGCGGTCCGCGCCGCCGGGTGCACCCCGGTCGGTGCCGCCCCCGAGCGCACCCGGGTCAAGATGGCCGGTGTGCTGCGCTCGGTGGTGCTGCGGCCCCGGGAGGGCGTCCCGGCGCTGGAGGCCGAGCTCTACGACGGCTCCGGCACCGTCCAGCTGGTCTGGCTGGGCCGCCGGGAGATCGCCGGCGTCGAGCCGGGTCGTCGGCTCAAGGTCGAGGGCCTGGTCTGCACCCGCGAGGGGCGCCGGTCGATGTTCAACCCCCGGTACGAGCTGCGACCCCGGCCGGGCGAGTGA
- a CDS encoding DUF3159 domain-containing protein, with amino-acid sequence MSGGAGIRSISGETFSWQEAVGGWRGAVESVLPGLLFVVVFVATGQQLQPALIAAAACALVAVLLRLIQRSPLTQAFSGVLGVGIGVFWAWRTGDAGDYFAWGLLVNAGYLLAFVVSALIGWPLVGLVLGMFRPEGPLSEGGSWAGAMAWRRDRMLRRRFAAVTWLWAGMFGLRLAVQGPLYLADQVGWLGTAKLVMGLPLTALVLWLSWILVRGTTAATPAPVPSRQDP; translated from the coding sequence GTGAGCGGCGGCGCAGGGATCCGCTCGATCTCCGGCGAGACCTTCTCCTGGCAGGAGGCGGTCGGCGGGTGGCGCGGGGCGGTCGAATCGGTGCTGCCCGGGCTGCTGTTCGTGGTGGTGTTCGTCGCCACCGGCCAGCAGCTGCAGCCCGCGCTGATCGCCGCCGCTGCCTGCGCCCTGGTCGCGGTGCTGCTCCGGCTGATCCAGCGCAGCCCGCTCACCCAGGCGTTCTCCGGGGTGCTGGGCGTCGGGATCGGCGTGTTCTGGGCCTGGCGGACCGGCGACGCGGGCGACTACTTCGCCTGGGGTCTGCTGGTGAACGCCGGGTACCTGCTGGCCTTCGTGGTGTCCGCGCTGATCGGCTGGCCGCTGGTCGGGCTGGTGTTGGGCATGTTCCGCCCCGAGGGCCCGCTCAGCGAGGGCGGGTCGTGGGCCGGGGCGATGGCCTGGCGGCGGGACCGGATGCTTCGGCGTCGGTTCGCCGCGGTCACGTGGCTGTGGGCCGGGATGTTCGGGCTGCGCCTGGCGGTGCAGGGTCCGCTCTACCTCGCCGATCAGGTCGGCTGGCTCGGCACGGCGAAGCTGGTGATGGGCCTGCCGCTGACCGCCCTGGTGCTCTGGCTCAGTTGGATCCTGGTGCGCGGGACGACAGCAGCGACGCCAGCTCCTGTTCCGAGCCGTCAGGACCCGTGA
- a CDS encoding potassium channel family protein, whose product MRVVIAGAGSVGRSIAKELLANGNEVTLIDRQPAAMRVAQVADADWILADACELPTLTEARLDECDVVVAATGDDKANLVISLLAKTEYGVPRTVARVNNPKNEWMFDEAWGVDVAVSTPRIMTAMIEEAVSVGDLVRIFTFHQSGADILELTLPEDSPLVGSLVGQIDWPTDTVLSCIVRDARPFTPTADDTLEGRDELLFVTGPDGSEQELASLLSSRAPGSN is encoded by the coding sequence GTGAGGGTCGTGATCGCGGGTGCCGGCTCGGTGGGCCGGTCGATCGCCAAGGAACTGCTCGCCAACGGCAACGAGGTCACCCTGATCGACCGGCAGCCCGCCGCGATGCGGGTGGCCCAGGTCGCGGACGCCGACTGGATCCTGGCCGACGCCTGCGAGCTGCCGACGCTGACCGAGGCGCGGCTGGACGAGTGCGACGTGGTGGTGGCCGCCACCGGTGACGACAAGGCCAACCTGGTGATCTCGCTGCTGGCCAAGACCGAGTACGGCGTGCCGCGCACCGTCGCCCGGGTGAACAACCCGAAGAACGAGTGGATGTTCGACGAGGCCTGGGGTGTGGACGTGGCCGTCTCCACCCCGCGGATCATGACGGCGATGATCGAGGAGGCCGTCTCGGTCGGCGATCTGGTGCGGATCTTCACCTTCCACCAGTCGGGTGCCGACATCCTGGAGCTGACCCTGCCGGAGGACTCCCCGCTGGTCGGGTCGCTGGTCGGTCAGATCGACTGGCCGACCGACACCGTGCTGTCCTGCATCGTCCGGGACGCGCGGCCGTTCACGCCGACCGCCGACGACACCCTGGAGGGACGGGACGAGCTGCTGTTCGTCACGGGTCCTGACGGCTCGGAACAGGAGCTGGCGTCGCTGCTGTCGTCCCGCGCACCAGGATCCAACTGA
- a CDS encoding potassium channel family protein, with product MGCGRAGATLAQSLESQGHSVAVIDQNPDSFRRLDADFAGSKVTGLGFDRDVLRQAGIDDAFGFAAVADGDNSNILAARVARETFGVDNVVARIYDPHRAEIYQRLGIPTVATVRWTADQVLRRLLPMGATNQFADASGRIVLAEVDVHPDWQGKPLRSLEDATGARVAYLTRYGDGLLPDAQTVLQENDIVHLLMRTDDQAAVERTITAAPEVSA from the coding sequence ATGGGCTGTGGCCGCGCCGGCGCCACCCTCGCGCAGTCGTTGGAGAGCCAGGGGCACTCCGTCGCGGTGATCGACCAGAACCCGGATTCGTTCCGCCGTCTGGACGCCGACTTCGCCGGGTCGAAGGTGACCGGGCTGGGCTTCGACCGGGACGTGCTCCGGCAGGCGGGGATCGACGACGCCTTCGGCTTCGCGGCCGTCGCCGACGGGGACAACTCGAACATCCTGGCGGCCCGGGTCGCCCGGGAGACCTTCGGGGTCGACAACGTGGTGGCGCGGATCTACGACCCGCATCGCGCGGAGATCTACCAGCGGCTCGGCATCCCGACCGTGGCCACCGTGCGCTGGACCGCCGACCAGGTGCTGCGCCGCCTGCTGCCGATGGGCGCGACCAATCAGTTCGCCGACGCCTCCGGCCGGATCGTGCTGGCCGAGGTCGACGTGCACCCCGACTGGCAGGGCAAGCCGCTGCGGTCGCTGGAGGACGCCACCGGCGCCCGGGTGGCCTATCTGACCCGCTACGGCGACGGCCTGCTGCCGGACGCCCAGACCGTGCTCCAGGAGAACGACATCGTGCATCTGCTGATGCGGACCGACGACCAGGCCGCCGTGGAGCGGACCATCACCGCGGCGCCGGAGGTGTCGGCGTGA
- a CDS encoding APC family permease has protein sequence MPDLADAAKRLLLGRPVRSEQLGHTLLPKRIALPIFASDALSSVAYAPDEVLLTLALAGLTATVISPWVGLAVVVVMVTVIASYRQNVHAYPSGGGDYEVATVNLGPKAGVTVASALLVDYVLTVAVSVSSGTQYAAAAIPALRGHEAMFAVGLVVLLTIANLRGVRESGRAFAIPVYLYMVAVGGTAIFGFVQYLTGNLQQAVSSELSIVPAHGMEQGLVGVAGAFLVLRAFASGSAALTGVEAISNGVPSFRKPKSKNAATTLLLLGGLSVFLIMSILTLARVTGVHYVEDPATQLMRPDGQLVGEGYVQDPVIGQLAQTIFHSFPPAFYLVAIVTGLILVLAANTAFNGFPVLGSILAKDGFLPRQLHTRGDRLAFSNGIITLAAGAIALIIAFDAQVTRLIQLYIVGVFVSFTLSQLGMVKHWTRELRTEPDPKKRSQMTRSRVINAIGFGMTATVLLIVLLTKFTHGAWIAILAMIIVFIVMRAIRKHYDTVRDELALDDEAAAKALPSRVHAIVLVSHLHRPTMRAIAYARASRPQVLEAVTVAVDGDDANDLRAAWEKMDLPVPLRVLDSPFREITRPVITYVRSVRRESPRDLVVVYIPEYVVGHWWEQILHNQSALRLKGRLLFTPGVVVASVPWQLSSTQGQTGMEEHVRRTTSRGL, from the coding sequence GTGCCGGACCTCGCGGATGCCGCCAAACGTTTGTTGCTGGGCCGACCGGTCCGCAGCGAGCAATTGGGGCACACCCTTTTGCCCAAGCGGATCGCGCTGCCGATCTTCGCCTCGGACGCGCTCTCCTCGGTGGCCTACGCCCCGGACGAGGTGCTGCTGACCCTGGCGCTGGCCGGGCTGACCGCCACGGTGATCTCGCCGTGGGTCGGTCTGGCGGTGGTCGTGGTCATGGTGACCGTGATCGCGTCCTACCGACAGAACGTGCACGCCTACCCCAGCGGCGGCGGCGACTACGAGGTCGCCACGGTGAACCTCGGGCCGAAGGCGGGGGTCACGGTGGCCAGCGCGCTGCTGGTGGACTACGTGCTGACGGTCGCGGTGTCGGTGTCCTCCGGCACGCAGTACGCGGCGGCGGCGATCCCGGCGCTGCGCGGACACGAGGCGATGTTCGCGGTCGGGCTCGTGGTGCTGCTGACCATCGCGAACCTGCGCGGCGTGCGCGAGTCGGGCCGGGCGTTCGCGATCCCGGTGTATCTCTACATGGTCGCGGTCGGCGGCACGGCGATCTTCGGCTTCGTCCAGTACCTGACCGGCAACCTGCAGCAGGCGGTGAGCTCCGAGCTGAGCATCGTGCCGGCGCACGGGATGGAGCAGGGGCTGGTCGGGGTGGCCGGGGCGTTCCTGGTGCTGCGCGCCTTCGCGTCCGGGTCGGCGGCGTTGACCGGTGTCGAGGCGATCAGCAACGGCGTGCCCTCGTTCCGCAAGCCGAAGTCGAAGAACGCGGCGACCACGCTGCTACTGCTCGGTGGCTTGTCGGTCTTCCTGATCATGTCGATCCTGACCCTGGCCCGGGTGACCGGCGTGCACTACGTCGAGGACCCGGCGACCCAGCTGATGCGCCCGGACGGCCAGCTGGTGGGCGAGGGCTACGTGCAGGACCCGGTGATCGGGCAGCTCGCGCAGACGATCTTCCACAGCTTCCCGCCGGCGTTCTACCTGGTCGCCATCGTCACCGGCCTGATCCTGGTGCTGGCCGCGAACACCGCCTTCAACGGCTTCCCGGTGCTCGGCTCGATCCTGGCCAAGGACGGCTTCCTGCCCCGCCAGCTGCACACCCGTGGCGACCGGCTGGCGTTCAGCAACGGCATCATCACGCTGGCTGCGGGCGCGATCGCGCTGATCATCGCCTTCGACGCGCAGGTGACCCGGCTGATCCAGCTGTACATCGTCGGGGTGTTCGTCTCCTTCACGCTGTCCCAGCTCGGCATGGTCAAGCACTGGACCCGCGAGCTGCGCACCGAGCCGGACCCGAAGAAGCGTTCCCAGATGACCCGCTCGCGGGTGATCAACGCGATCGGCTTCGGGATGACCGCGACCGTGCTGCTGATCGTGCTGCTGACCAAGTTCACCCACGGCGCGTGGATCGCCATCCTGGCGATGATCATCGTGTTCATCGTGATGCGGGCGATCCGCAAGCACTACGACACGGTGCGCGACGAGCTGGCCCTGGACGACGAGGCGGCGGCCAAGGCGCTGCCCAGCCGGGTGCACGCGATCGTCCTGGTCTCGCACCTGCACCGCCCGACGATGCGCGCCATCGCCTACGCCCGGGCTTCGCGGCCGCAGGTGCTGGAGGCGGTCACCGTGGCGGTCGACGGCGACGACGCGAACGACCTGCGCGCGGCGTGGGAGAAGATGGACCTGCCGGTGCCGCTTCGGGTGCTGGACTCGCCGTTCCGGGAGATCACCCGGCCGGTGATCACCTATGTGCGATCGGTGCGCCGGGAGAGCCCGCGCGACCTGGTCGTCGTGTACATCCCCGAGTACGTGGTCGGGCACTGGTGGGAGCAGATCCTGCACAACCAGAGCGCGCTGCGGCTGAAGGGTCGCCTGCTGTTCACCCCCGGTGTGGTGGTGGCGTCGGTGCCCTGGCAGCTGTCGTCCACGCAGGGGCAGACCGGGATGGAGGAGCATGTCCGCAGGACGACGAGCCGAGGGCTCTGA